A genomic stretch from Xiphophorus maculatus strain JP 163 A chromosome 16, X_maculatus-5.0-male, whole genome shotgun sequence includes:
- the slc16a3 gene encoding monocarboxylate transporter 4, translated as MGGAVVDDGAPSVKAPDGGWGWAVLAGCFVITGFSYAFPKAVSVFFKELIREFGVGYSDTAWISSILLAMLYGTGPLCSVMVNRFGCRPVMMVGGLFASLGMILASFSTSIVHIYLSTGVITGLGLALNFQPSLIMLNRYFNRKRPLANGLSAAGSPVFLCGLSPLGQFLQDHYGWRGGFLILGGLLLNCCVCGALMKPLPNPKPAEQQHDQEDKKKEKKKKKKLLDFSVFKDRGFVIYTVAASIMVLGLFVPPVFVVSYAKELGNEDTKSALLLTILGFIDIFARPTCGVIAGLKWMRPRCVYLFSFAMVFNGTADLVGSQSNDYASLVVFCIFFGVSYGMVGALQFEVLMAIVGTEKFSSAIGLVLLVEAIAVLVGPPSAGRLLDATKSYMYVFLLAGCEVVLSGVVLATCNFLFIKNKPREPAVCPGETVTLADDKTSRRSSRAEGQQMTEKKVQKKVINEIKNNDNVRPKSVAVDSQEVERFLKEPQANGDMAACPETCL; from the exons ATGGGAGGTGCTGTCGTGGACGATGGAGCACCGAGTGTGAAGGCCCCAGATGGAGGATGGGGCTGGGCAGTGTTGGCTGGATGTTTTGTCATCACAGGCTTCTCCTATGCATTCCCTAAAGCAGTCAGTGTGTTTTTCAAAGAGCTGATCAGGGAGTTTGGAGTTGGATACAGCGACACCGCCTGGATCTCTTCCATCCTGCTGGCAATGCTTTATGGCACAG GTCCACTGTGCAGCGTGATGGTCAACCGCTTCGGCTGCCGCCCTGTGATGATGGTGGGAGGCCTCTTCGCCTCCCTGGGAATGATCTTGGCTTCCTTCTCCACCAGCATCGTCCACATCTACCTCTCTACTGGAGTCATCACag GTCTGGGATTAGCTCTGAACTTCCAGCCATCTCTCATCATGCTCAATCGGTACTTCAACCGGAAGCGTCCTCTGGCCAATGGGCTTTCTGCTGCTGGGAGCCCCGTGTTCCTCTGCGGCCTCTCGCCTCTCGGTCAGTTTCTTCAGGACCATTACGGATGGAGGGGAGGCTTCCTCATTCTCGGTGGGCTTCTGTTGAactgctgtgtgtgtggggcCCTCATGAAGCCCCTACCGAATCCCAAGCCTGCGGAACAGCAACACGACCAGGAGgacaagaagaaagaaaagaagaagaaaaagaagctgcTGGACTTCTCTGTATTCAAAGACAGGGGGTTTGTCATCTACACCGTAGCAGCATCCATCATGGTGCTGGGCTTGTTTGTGCCGCCTGTGTTTGTTGTGAGTTACGCCAAGGAGCTGGGGAACGAGGACACCAAGTCTGCCCTGCTGCTCACCATCCTGGGTTTCATCGATATTTTTGCTCGACCAACCTGCGGTGTGATTGCCGGACTGAAATGGATGCGACCTCGGTGTGTCTATTTGTTCAGCTTTGCAATGGTCTTTAATGGGACTGCTGACCTGGTTGGCTCACAG TCCAACGACTATGCATCTCTGGtagttttctgcattttcttcgGGGTCTCCTACGGCATGGTGGGCGCGCTGCAGTTTGAGGTGCTGATGGCAATAGTTGGCACTGAAAAATTCTCCAGTGCAATTGGCCTTGTCCTCCTGGTGGAAGCTATTGCTGTGTTGGTGGGACCACCAAGTGCAG gGCGACTTCTGGACGCTACCAAGAGCTACATGTACGTCTTCCTGCTGGCAGGATGTGAGGTGGTGCTCTCGGGAGTGGTTCTGGCTACTTGCAACTtcttatttatcaaaaataaaccccGTGAACCGGCAGTCTGTCCGGGTGAGACGGTCACACTGGCAGATGATAAGACCAGTCGCCGCAGCAGCAGGGCAGAGGGGCAGCAAATGACAGAGAAGAAGGTGCAGAAGAAGGTGATCAATGAGATCAAGAATAACGACAATGTCCGACCAAAGAGTGTAGCAGTGGACTCACAGGAGGTGGAGAGGTTCTTAAAGGAGCCGCAGGCTAATGGTGACATGGCTGCTTGTCCTGAAACCTGTCTTTAG